From Bacteroidota bacterium, the proteins below share one genomic window:
- a CDS encoding SPOR domain-containing protein, protein MKKTQTILSYILLSITTLIASAWVFEHSGDIVKPTELIAAQESQKSDRLKPNAKTRDGFTIQLFFSDDKTAADNIKSKFDSQFSNKYVCTVEWYEPNFKVFAGTFLTRAEAVALLYKCKDSFPRAMIVKTKI, encoded by the coding sequence ATGAAGAAAACTCAAACGATTTTATCTTACATTCTTCTAAGTATTACGACTTTAATAGCATCTGCATGGGTATTTGAGCACAGTGGAGACATTGTCAAACCAACAGAATTAATTGCAGCACAAGAGAGTCAAAAGAGTGATCGGTTAAAGCCTAATGCTAAAACAAGAGATGGTTTTACCATTCAACTATTCTTTTCAGATGACAAAACTGCTGCCGATAATATAAAATCTAAATTTGACTCGCAATTCAGCAATAAATATGTTTGCACTGTTGAATGGTATGAGCCTAATTTCAAGGTATTTGCGGGAACATTTCTAACAAGAGCAGAAGCAGTAGCACTATTATATAAATGCAAGGACTCGTTTCCAAGAGCAATGATAGTAAAGACCAAGATTTAA
- the secA gene encoding preprotein translocase subunit SecA: MFNGILKGLGKVFGNKSERDVKELEPYVARINEYFEEYKNLSNDELRAKTAELKEYIKESLKGIDDEVIDCKKQIDELPFESLDEKDALYARIDTLEKERDTKLEEVLLEILPQAFAIVKDTAKRFAENDKIEVTASDWDREIATRHNYVSINGSKAYYQNEWEAAGSMIKWNMIHYDVQLIGGVVLHQGKIAEMATGEGKTLVSTLPSYLNALGGRGVHVITVNDYLAKRDCEWNRPIFQFHGLSVDCIDFHRPNSPERKKAYACDIVYGTNNEFGFDYLRDNMSHTPEELVQGKLHFAMVDEVDSVLIDDARTPLIISGPVPKGNQQEFDALKPRIAALYELQRKNITNTLVEAKRLIGEGKTGEKEGGLALLRCHRGLPKNKALIKYLSEPGLRTLLTKTENYYLQDQEKHMHIVDEGLLFVIDEKNNTIELTDRGIETMTKSGEEPDFFIMPDLGSDLADLDKSGLEEKDKLQKKDTILRNFSVKSERLHAVHQLLKAYTLFERDIEYIVQEGKVKIVDEQTGRVLDGRRYSDGLHQAIEAKENVKIEAATQTYATITLQNYFRMYHKLSGMTGTAETEAGEFWEIYKLDVVVIPTNKPIVRNDLQDLLYKTTREKFNAVIEHIVELTQQGRPVLVGTTSVEISELLARMLTMRKIRHNVLNAKQHQREAEIIAEAGKPSAVTIATNMAGRGTDIKITEEVKKSGGLAILGTERHESRRVDRQLRGRAGRQGDPGSSQFFVSLEDNLMRLFGSERASRVMDRLGYKEGEVLQHSMLSKNIERAQKKVEQNNFGIRKRLLEYDDVMNKQRTVIYARRKNALFGTKIEIDIQNMLYDWLADKVHIFKEDDDFEGFKFELYKSLAIDIEISEEDFKQNREDDITIEVFQSAIKSYQQKNESIISVALPVLERIFKNEGNTVENVMVPFSDGMKQMGVVVTLNEVFNSNGRELIKSFEKSITLATIDDEWKDHLRELDDLKQTSNNAVFEQKDPLLIYKLESFNLFQSFMGRMNNNVISYLFKARIDGGNDHNVREARQERRPATPALKTSREENVSTNAQTNQQQERVATAPIKSEKLVGRNDLCPCGSGKKYKNCHGA, from the coding sequence ATGTTTAATGGAATTTTAAAAGGTTTAGGAAAAGTTTTCGGAAACAAATCAGAACGAGATGTTAAAGAACTGGAACCTTATGTAGCAAGGATTAATGAATATTTTGAAGAATATAAAAATCTAAGCAATGATGAACTCCGAGCCAAAACGGCTGAACTCAAAGAGTATATAAAAGAATCCCTTAAAGGAATTGACGATGAAGTCATTGATTGTAAAAAACAAATTGACGAGTTGCCTTTTGAGAGTCTCGATGAAAAGGATGCTCTATATGCGCGCATAGACACCTTAGAGAAAGAACGCGACACAAAATTAGAAGAAGTATTGTTGGAAATACTTCCTCAAGCATTTGCTATTGTTAAAGATACCGCCAAAAGATTTGCAGAAAATGATAAGATAGAAGTTACCGCCAGTGACTGGGACAGAGAAATTGCTACTCGACATAACTATGTTAGTATTAATGGCAGCAAAGCTTACTATCAAAATGAATGGGAAGCTGCCGGGTCAATGATTAAGTGGAACATGATTCATTATGATGTTCAACTTATAGGCGGAGTAGTTCTACACCAGGGTAAGATAGCTGAAATGGCAACAGGAGAAGGAAAAACATTGGTTTCTACCCTTCCCTCTTATTTGAATGCTCTTGGCGGACGCGGTGTTCACGTCATTACAGTAAATGATTATTTGGCAAAAAGGGACTGCGAATGGAACAGACCAATTTTCCAGTTTCATGGTCTTAGTGTTGATTGTATTGACTTTCACAGACCCAATTCACCGGAAAGGAAAAAGGCTTATGCATGCGATATTGTTTACGGAACAAACAATGAGTTCGGTTTTGACTATTTAAGAGACAATATGTCCCATACACCGGAAGAACTCGTACAAGGCAAACTTCACTTTGCCATGGTTGACGAGGTTGACTCTGTATTGATTGATGATGCCAGAACGCCTTTGATTATATCCGGTCCTGTCCCCAAAGGAAATCAACAAGAGTTTGATGCACTCAAACCCCGTATTGCTGCACTATATGAATTACAACGCAAGAATATCACCAACACCCTTGTTGAGGCTAAACGCTTGATAGGCGAAGGTAAAACCGGTGAGAAAGAAGGTGGCTTGGCTTTGTTACGATGTCATAGAGGATTACCTAAAAATAAAGCTTTAATAAAATACTTAAGTGAACCCGGTCTCAGGACACTATTGACAAAAACCGAGAACTACTATTTGCAGGATCAAGAAAAACACATGCATATTGTAGATGAAGGTTTACTATTTGTCATTGACGAAAAAAATAACACCATTGAACTGACTGACAGAGGTATTGAAACCATGACAAAATCTGGAGAAGAACCCGATTTCTTCATCATGCCTGACTTGGGTTCTGATTTGGCAGACTTAGACAAAAGTGGACTTGAAGAAAAAGATAAACTTCAAAAGAAAGACACAATCCTTAGAAACTTCTCTGTCAAGTCTGAGCGCTTGCATGCCGTTCATCAGTTATTAAAAGCCTATACCCTATTTGAACGAGATATTGAGTACATTGTTCAAGAAGGCAAAGTTAAGATTGTTGACGAACAGACCGGTCGTGTACTTGATGGAAGAAGATACTCAGACGGCTTACACCAAGCAATTGAAGCAAAAGAAAATGTAAAAATTGAAGCAGCAACTCAAACTTATGCTACAATTACATTGCAGAATTATTTCAGAATGTACCACAAGCTATCAGGTATGACAGGTACAGCTGAAACCGAAGCCGGTGAATTTTGGGAAATTTATAAGTTAGATGTAGTTGTGATACCTACCAATAAGCCCATTGTCAGAAATGACTTACAGGATTTACTCTACAAAACTACCCGTGAAAAATTCAATGCTGTGATTGAACATATTGTGGAACTAACACAGCAAGGCAGACCGGTTCTTGTCGGCACTACATCGGTTGAGATATCGGAATTGTTAGCAAGAATGCTTACCATGCGCAAAATCCGCCACAATGTATTAAATGCAAAACAACATCAGCGTGAAGCGGAGATTATAGCTGAAGCTGGCAAGCCAAGTGCTGTAACAATTGCAACAAATATGGCAGGACGTGGTACCGACATTAAAATTACAGAAGAAGTTAAGAAGTCAGGCGGATTAGCCATTCTCGGTACAGAAAGACATGAATCTCGTAGGGTTGACAGACAGTTACGCGGACGTGCAGGACGACAAGGAGATCCGGGTTCTTCCCAGTTCTTTGTTTCTTTGGAAGATAACTTAATGCGACTTTTCGGTTCTGAACGTGCATCAAGAGTTATGGACCGTTTGGGTTATAAGGAAGGCGAAGTGTTGCAACACAGCATGCTCAGCAAAAACATCGAAAGAGCTCAAAAGAAGGTAGAACAAAACAACTTTGGAATACGTAAACGATTATTAGAATATGATGACGTGATGAACAAACAAAGAACCGTTATCTATGCTAGAAGAAAAAATGCGTTGTTCGGAACTAAAATTGAGATTGATATTCAAAATATGCTCTATGATTGGCTGGCAGACAAAGTGCATATCTTTAAAGAGGATGATGATTTTGAGGGATTTAAATTTGAACTATATAAATCCCTTGCGATAGACATTGAAATTTCCGAAGAGGATTTCAAACAAAATCGAGAAGACGATATCACGATCGAAGTTTTTCAATCTGCCATCAAATCTTATCAGCAAAAAAATGAATCCATTATTTCTGTCGCACTGCCTGTTCTTGAAAGAATATTTAAGAATGAAGGCAATACGGTTGAAAATGTGATGGTTCCTTTTTCTGACGGTATGAAACAAATGGGGGTTGTTGTAACCCTGAATGAAGTATTCAATTCAAACGGAAGAGAGTTAATTAAGAGTTTTGAAAAATCCATCACATTAGCGACCATAGACGATGAATGGAAAGACCACTTGAGGGAATTAGACGATTTGAAACAGACTTCAAACAATGCGGTCTTCGAACAAAAAGACCCTTTACTTATTTATAAGTTAGAGTCATTCAATTTATTCCAATCATTTATGGGCAGGATGAACAACAATGTTATATCTTACTTATTTAAAGCCAGAATTGATGGAGGAAATGACCATAATGTAAGAGAAGCGAGACAGGAAAGACGACCAGCAACACCGGCATTAAAAACTTCAAGAGAAGAAAATGTGTCAACTAATGCACAGACAAATCAACAACAAGAACGTGTTGCAACAGCGCCCATCAAGTCAGAGAAGTTAGTGGGCAGAAATGACCTGTGTCCGTGTGGAAGTGGCAAGAAATATAAAAATTGCCATGGTGCATAG
- a CDS encoding pirin family protein, which yields MKNRSIEIVVSPKPPHYVGDGFRVHNFIPGAFRLDMQRMDPFLVLDYNADFYFPPSNEPKGVGVHPHKGFETVTIAYKGRIKHNDNSGGGGIIGEGDVQWMTAGSGILHKEFHEETFSKEGGNLQMVQLWVNLSKENKKQKPKYQSITKEQMGKVELPDHAGTVEVIAGEYNGVKGPAFTFSPVELQNAKLNKGGKSVFTFPTHYTVAALVIKGSIKVNIEEEVPTDHFVLFNTDGESFSIEAMEDSIVLIMAGKPLREPIFAHGPFVMNTRNEIIEAIDDFNNGKFGVLD from the coding sequence ATGAAAAACAGAAGCATTGAAATTGTTGTATCACCCAAACCTCCTCATTATGTAGGTGATGGTTTCCGTGTACATAATTTTATTCCCGGTGCTTTCAGATTAGACATGCAGCGCATGGACCCATTTCTGGTACTTGATTACAACGCGGATTTTTATTTTCCACCAAGCAATGAACCCAAAGGTGTGGGAGTACATCCTCACAAGGGATTTGAAACAGTAACCATTGCTTACAAAGGCAGAATTAAACACAATGACAACTCAGGAGGTGGTGGCATCATTGGCGAAGGAGATGTTCAATGGATGACAGCCGGTTCAGGCATCTTACATAAAGAATTCCATGAGGAGACTTTCAGCAAAGAAGGTGGAAATCTACAAATGGTACAACTTTGGGTCAATCTTTCAAAAGAAAATAAAAAACAAAAGCCCAAATATCAAAGTATCACAAAAGAACAAATGGGCAAAGTTGAACTCCCAGACCATGCGGGTACAGTAGAAGTAATTGCCGGAGAATACAATGGAGTCAAAGGACCTGCATTTACTTTTTCTCCGGTTGAACTGCAGAACGCTAAATTGAACAAAGGCGGTAAATCAGTTTTCACTTTTCCTACACACTATACTGTAGCTGCCCTTGTCATCAAAGGCAGCATTAAAGTGAATATAGAAGAGGAAGTACCCACAGACCACTTTGTTTTATTTAACACAGACGGAGAAAGCTTTTCTATTGAAGCAATGGAAGATTCCATCGTGCTCATAATGGCAGGTAAACCACTCAGAGAACCGATATTTGCTCATGGACCCTTTGTAATGAATACGCGAAATGAAATTATTGAAGCTATTGATGATTTCAACAATGGTAAATTTGGGGTGTTGGATTGA
- a CDS encoding YceI family protein, with protein sequence MSNTAIQSKWSIDPVHSEIGFRVRHMVVSNVKGKFQNFNVDVTTQGNDFSTAQVKVDIDANSVFTDNEQRDGHLKSADFFDAANHTHLHFESSNIVKKSEETFQITGNLTIKGVSKEITLDAEFGGIVNDPYGNERAGFTLNGKINRQDFGLSWSAALETGGLVVSDEVKLAIDAEIVKNK encoded by the coding sequence ATGAGCAACACAGCAATTCAATCAAAATGGTCTATTGACCCGGTTCACAGTGAAATCGGTTTTAGAGTTCGTCACATGGTCGTGAGCAATGTAAAAGGAAAATTCCAAAATTTCAATGTAGATGTTACTACACAAGGAAACGATTTTTCTACTGCACAAGTAAAGGTAGATATTGATGCCAATTCAGTATTTACAGATAACGAACAAAGAGACGGGCATCTTAAAAGTGCTGATTTCTTTGATGCAGCCAACCACACACACCTTCACTTTGAAAGCAGTAATATTGTTAAAAAAAGCGAGGAAACATTTCAAATTACCGGCAACCTAACAATAAAAGGAGTGTCCAAAGAAATCACGCTTGACGCTGAATTTGGAGGCATAGTCAACGATCCTTACGGTAACGAAAGAGCCGGTTTTACCCTTAATGGTAAAATCAACCGACAAGATTTTGGACTTAGTTGGAGCGCAGCGTTAGAAACAGGCGGACTTGTAGTAAGTGACGAAGTGAAATTAGCAATTGATGCAGAGATTGTAAAGAACAAATAA
- a CDS encoding Crp/Fnr family transcriptional regulator, whose protein sequence is MISFHDYLRDKALVRSAHLEQLCTSCLSNKIVKKGELLQMRDEICKQTFFVESGLLRMYSIDSNGKEHIIQFAPEAWFVSDRSSIYFNKPSEYFIDAIEDTLLTVLDINYFENATAISPEFRTYNDYLLQNHIRHLQNRVNMLIGADAQSRYLEFIRLYPDLMQRVPQWMIASYLGITPESLSRVRKDMANKKM, encoded by the coding sequence ATGATAAGTTTTCATGATTATTTGCGTGATAAGGCATTAGTACGTTCTGCACATTTAGAGCAATTATGCACTTCTTGTCTGAGCAACAAAATAGTTAAGAAAGGAGAGCTATTGCAAATGAGAGATGAAATTTGCAAACAAACCTTTTTTGTAGAATCCGGATTATTGCGCATGTATTCTATTGACTCAAACGGCAAAGAACACATTATCCAATTTGCACCTGAAGCATGGTTTGTGAGTGACCGAAGCAGCATATACTTTAATAAACCATCGGAATACTTTATTGATGCTATAGAAGACACATTGCTCACAGTACTTGACATTAATTATTTTGAAAATGCAACAGCTATCAGTCCTGAATTCAGAACCTACAATGACTATCTTTTGCAAAATCATATTCGTCATTTACAAAACAGGGTAAATATGCTGATTGGTGCTGATGCACAAAGCCGTTATCTGGAATTTATAAGACTCTACCCAGACCTAATGCAACGTGTACCTCAATGGATGATAGCCTCATATTTGGGAATTACTCCTGAAAGTCTTAGCCGTGTCAGAAAAGATATGGCTAACAAAAAAATGTAA
- a CDS encoding patatin-like phospholipase family protein: MANKVRILSLDGGGIRGIIPASVLQYVESKLAEFSNNPNARIADYFDMIVGTSTGGILGCFYLIPNPKRFDAGNPRAKYTASEALKLYSEKGEAIFNQSKKNDWLGLRQLFNATQYKPETIESIFKDKFGDIIFDQLLGRLIITTYDMQSQKSFFFNSREVEKHKSDRKFMVRDVARSTSAAPTYFPPAIIRNFGNNSQMVNIDGGVFANNPTMCAYAEARTTDFENVGINKPSAKDMLMLSIGTGSQLLDLKNYQRAGNWGALNWAKSISDIMMDGGLDTVNYQVSLLFDTLEGDNKKNYKRVDVPARLRGIEGNAKPLYNSNMADASKENIKNLLIAGQETIKDANIQRDNEHSLDDYIKKLVELGPVTDAINNLA; this comes from the coding sequence ATGGCAAATAAAGTCCGAATCTTGAGCCTCGATGGCGGTGGCATCAGAGGAATTATACCTGCTTCCGTCCTTCAATATGTAGAAAGCAAACTGGCAGAGTTTAGCAATAATCCAAATGCTCGCATTGCAGATTATTTTGACATGATTGTAGGAACTAGTACGGGCGGTATATTAGGCTGCTTTTATTTGATACCTAACCCCAAGAGATTTGATGCGGGCAATCCTCGAGCAAAATACACTGCATCCGAAGCGCTCAAACTCTATTCTGAAAAGGGAGAAGCTATTTTCAATCAATCCAAAAAAAATGATTGGCTTGGATTGAGACAGCTATTTAATGCAACTCAATATAAACCCGAAACCATTGAAAGCATCTTTAAGGATAAATTTGGAGACATCATATTTGACCAACTGCTCGGACGTTTAATTATTACTACTTATGATATGCAATCCCAAAAATCATTTTTCTTTAATAGTCGTGAGGTTGAAAAACATAAATCCGACAGAAAGTTCATGGTGAGGGATGTTGCCCGCTCTACTTCTGCTGCTCCCACTTACTTCCCTCCTGCCATTATCCGCAACTTTGGAAATAATTCCCAAATGGTAAATATTGACGGTGGGGTCTTTGCAAATAACCCAACCATGTGCGCTTATGCAGAAGCCAGAACTACTGATTTCGAAAATGTCGGTATCAACAAACCCAGCGCAAAAGATATGCTGATGCTTTCAATCGGTACGGGTTCTCAATTACTTGATTTAAAAAACTATCAACGTGCCGGCAATTGGGGGGCACTTAATTGGGCTAAGTCCATTTCTGATATAATGATGGACGGAGGCTTAGACACAGTTAATTATCAAGTTAGCTTGTTATTTGACACATTAGAAGGCGATAACAAAAAAAATTATAAAAGAGTGGATGTGCCGGCAAGACTCAGAGGTATTGAAGGCAATGCAAAACCTTTGTATAACTCCAACATGGCTGATGCTTCCAAAGAAAATATCAAAAATCTCTTAATCGCAGGGCAAGAAACCATTAAGGATGCTAACATTCAAAGAGATAACGAACATTCTCTTGATGATTATATCAAAAAACTGGTTGAACTCGGTCCTGTAACAGACGCTATAAATAATCTTGCATAA
- a CDS encoding T9SS type A sorting domain-containing protein translates to MKKGTQAMRILQWTLTLAGLTIGKWNGGGKISQWITSCLCSKFTKSRLKISFLILISGLGAHAQPYETNPDFNRTRNWHFGHGVGLRFDPDTIYQVPTSIHTDEAAAVHTDQDGNLLLYSNGEKIWNANHEVIHNGNLSLGHSSSRMGSVFVFHEDNPDSIYLFNTYYNISTTKQFSVNLIVKEADTFRVAYKDSVLMYSVCEPIAVVKADNGRDIWITVHEFEANNLYSYLLTSQGIISCPVVSKSFSTPAGGAQGAAFPMVFSLSGNYLIKVNTNIPPLNRIVEIYQFDKSLGGAKFLYTIDSIRYPVLGLSFSKDNSRLYIVERDSGLNVFDFDPNDSASTVSSKRKFYVIGFSFELQSITYKDKFALSLMDSNNLVLVENRGLIDSTKITIQGIDMGINKITYGLPNFVKSYFHTPSINFAYELDCISNTIQFHGQDTFQANTHSWEISKQGSSAMTASIKNPLIELTDTGVYSVRYVASNGSRSDTITKTVDILPKITSNFLGNDTGWCENSNGSITLTAPSSMHCYQWNTGATGDEITTDTAGVYIVKITTPNFCVLYDTLVISIDTLPYIEPDFLGDNINWCENLDTSVILKAPDNMLSYLWNTGDTIQQIQTDSAGIYWVKITPHKYCALYDTVIVSIDTLPNVGSNFLGGNISWCENIDTSVILAAPTDMLQYLWSTNDTIQQIEISNESVYWVTVTAHNLCVFSDTLTVSIDTLPDIAPDFLGDNINWCENLDTSVMLIAPADMLSYLWNTNETTQEIEVSNAGTYWVKITAHNLCVLNDTITITLDTVPNAPTIYKDSDTLKTAAAASNYQWFRYGQPVGSNQNHLILTDTGVYRLMITNTFGCSSAFSDTIHVPDTANISVSTILFKNIKLYPNPASTELTFEIAESGNYVYEIIGIAGNLIMKVQLQAGVNTIDISRINAGIYLVHVFDGKRWIMHAKLSICKE, encoded by the coding sequence TTGAAAAAGGGTACACAAGCTATGAGAATTTTGCAATGGACTTTGACCTTAGCAGGGCTTACTATTGGAAAGTGGAACGGGGGTGGCAAAATCTCTCAATGGATTACTTCTTGTCTTTGCTCAAAATTCACGAAATCTCGCTTAAAGATTTCTTTTCTGATATTGATTAGTGGCTTAGGCGCACACGCCCAACCCTACGAAACCAACCCCGACTTCAACCGTACTAGAAATTGGCATTTTGGGCATGGTGTAGGCTTGCGCTTTGACCCTGATACCATTTACCAAGTACCGACAAGCATACACACAGACGAGGCGGCAGCCGTACACACCGACCAAGACGGAAACCTATTGCTTTACAGCAATGGCGAGAAGATTTGGAACGCAAACCATGAGGTAATCCATAACGGAAACCTCTCATTAGGGCATTCTTCGTCAAGAATGGGGTCGGTCTTTGTTTTTCATGAAGATAATCCTGACAGCATTTATTTGTTCAACACTTACTACAACATAAGCACCACCAAACAGTTTTCCGTAAACCTGATTGTCAAAGAAGCAGATACTTTTAGAGTTGCATATAAAGACTCTGTTCTGATGTATAGTGTGTGCGAACCCATAGCCGTAGTAAAAGCGGATAACGGAAGAGATATTTGGATAACAGTACACGAGTTTGAAGCGAATAACCTGTATTCTTATTTGCTTACTTCACAAGGCATTATTTCCTGCCCTGTTGTTTCCAAATCTTTTTCTACCCCTGCTGGGGGCGCACAAGGTGCAGCTTTCCCTATGGTATTTTCTCTTAGTGGCAATTATCTTATCAAGGTTAATACAAATATTCCTCCATTAAATAGGATTGTTGAAATCTATCAATTTGACAAATCACTTGGGGGAGCAAAATTTTTATATACTATTGATAGTATTAGATACCCTGTACTTGGTTTATCTTTCTCCAAAGATAATTCACGACTTTACATAGTAGAGCGTGATAGCGGATTAAATGTATTTGATTTTGACCCTAATGATAGTGCCTCAACTGTTAGTTCAAAACGTAAATTCTATGTTATTGGTTTTAGTTTTGAACTTCAAAGCATAACCTATAAAGATAAATTTGCTTTGTCGTTAATGGATTCAAATAATTTGGTTTTAGTAGAAAATAGAGGACTTATTGATTCAACAAAAATCACAATTCAAGGTATAGATATGGGGATAAATAAAATCACTTATGGTCTTCCGAATTTTGTCAAAAGCTATTTCCATACACCAAGTATCAATTTTGCTTATGAATTGGATTGTATCTCAAATACAATTCAATTTCACGGACAAGACACGTTTCAGGCTAACACTCACAGTTGGGAAATCAGCAAACAGGGGAGTTCTGCAATGACAGCAAGCATTAAAAATCCCCTGATTGAACTTACAGACACAGGCGTTTATAGTGTTCGCTATGTTGCAAGCAACGGCAGCAGGAGCGACACTATCACTAAGACAGTAGATATTTTACCCAAAATAACTTCTAACTTTCTCGGCAACGACACAGGCTGGTGCGAAAACTCAAACGGAAGTATAACGCTCACAGCCCCAAGCAGTATGCACTGCTACCAATGGAACACAGGAGCGACAGGCGATGAAATTACAACCGACACAGCAGGGGTTTATATTGTTAAAATAACCACTCCTAATTTCTGTGTGCTATATGATACACTTGTTATTTCCATAGATACACTTCCCTATATAGAACCCGACTTTTTGGGCGACAACATAAATTGGTGCGAAAACTTGGACACCTCTGTAATTCTCAAAGCCCCTGATAATATGCTATCTTATTTGTGGAACACAGGCGACACAATCCAACAAATACAAACCGATAGTGCAGGGATTTATTGGGTAAAGATTACCCCTCATAAGTATTGCGCTCTGTATGACACAGTTATTGTAAGCATAGACACGCTGCCGAATGTCGGGTCAAACTTTCTTGGTGGCAACATTAGTTGGTGTGAGAACATAGACACTTCCGTAATCCTTGCTGCCCCTACTGATATGCTGCAATATCTTTGGAGTACCAACGACACTATCCAACAGATAGAAATCAGCAATGAGAGCGTATATTGGGTAACAGTTACAGCGCATAACCTTTGCGTATTCAGCGACACCCTTACTGTTTCCATAGATACGCTTCCCGATATTGCACCCGATTTCTTGGGCGACAACATAAATTGGTGTGAGAACTTAGACACTTCCGTTATGCTTATTGCTCCTGCTGATATGTTATCTTATTTGTGGAACACAAACGAAACCACACAGGAAATTGAAGTCAGCAATGCAGGGACTTATTGGGTAAAGATTACAGCCCACAACCTTTGTGTGTTGAACGACACAATAACCATTACATTAGATACTGTTCCAAATGCTCCGACTATTTACAAGGATAGCGACACGCTGAAAACAGCAGCAGCAGCAAGCAATTATCAATGGTTCAGATACGGGCAGCCTGTCGGGTCAAATCAAAATCATTTAATCCTCACAGATACAGGAGTTTACCGACTAATGATTACAAATACTTTTGGCTGCTCCTCTGCTTTCTCTGATACAATTCATGTTCCTGACACGGCTAATATCAGCGTAAGCACCATACTGTTTAAAAACATAAAGCTGTACCCCAATCCTGCAAGCACCGAGCTAACATTTGAAATTGCAGAATCAGGCAACTATGTTTACGAAATCATAGGTATTGCCGGCAACCTGATTATGAAGGTGCAATTGCAAGCAGGCGTAAATACCATAGACATTAGCCGCATCAATGCAGGCATATACCTTGTGCATGTGTTTGATGGCAAACGATGGATAATGCACGCTAAATTGAGCATTTGTAAAGAATAA
- a CDS encoding XRE family transcriptional regulator translates to MNVSDKETLEKIGQKIKNLRLGKGYRSYETFAVAHDIDRKYYWSIEKGRNISLVYLKRILDIHELTFEEFFKDSGI, encoded by the coding sequence GTGAATGTCAGCGACAAAGAAACTTTGGAAAAGATAGGTCAGAAGATTAAAAACCTTAGACTTGGCAAGGGATACAGAAGCTACGAAACCTTTGCAGTAGCTCACGATATTGACAGAAAGTATTATTGGAGCATTGAAAAGGGAAGAAACATATCTCTTGTTTACCTTAAAAGAATTTTGGACATTCACGAACTCACTTTCGAGGAGTTTTTTAAGGATAGCGGTATTTGA